From the genome of Opisthocomus hoazin isolate bOpiHoa1 chromosome 4, bOpiHoa1.hap1, whole genome shotgun sequence:
AGGGGCcactccagcccagcccagcagcactggggaccCACGCTACCCTGGGCCCCATGACAAGCGGTGACCAGGGCGGTGGGGGCTGCCTGGCCCCGATGAACAGGATCCAGGGGTGGTCCCCACCGCCGGCTCCCTTACCAGCTCCTGGGCAGGGGCCTGGCAAGCGCCACGGGGGGAGTCGAGTCCCTTGTTACTCCCAACAAAGAGAACAGCAACTCTCTGTGCCGAGCGCTTTCCAACAGCCCCCGGCTGGATTTTAGGATCTGCGCCACCAAACCCACCGGGGCCCGGTCCCAGCCGGGGTGCAGCGGGCAGGAGGCAGCACGAGCCCTGGCGCCTGCTGGGGCCACGCGTGCCCACCACCGCCATCCCCCCGGGGACGCTACTCACTAGTGCGCGTGGTGAGCATGACGGGCCTGCTGATATCATTCTTGTTGTTCACGTTGCGTTTGactgaaaagacagaaatattGTAGGCTCTGCCGGAGGCTAGTGCCCGTAACTGGTGGGCAGAACGACTTCGGTCCACAAAATCTGTCCTGCGGTAAGAGCCGTCGAGGGATACGTACGTCACGGCGTAGCCGTCAATGAGTTGCCTGGCGGCTGCGTCCTCAGGTGGGTGCCAAGAAATCAACACACCAGTGTCCTCCACCCTTTCCACCTTTAATGAGGTTGGTGGCAGCAATTCTTCAGGGTGTGGGCAAAAGCAAAGGGGAGAGGTAATGCCATGAATCTTTAGAGAACAGACCCCGGCAGcaagaggcagagcagcagcagtggagGACAGGGCCCTTGCCCTCTCCCTTGGTGCGCCTGGCAGGGGCCCCGCGGGCACCGTCTGCCACCGGCCCGGAAGGCACGGGAGAGCCTGGGCGCCAGGAGCGCTCCGGCCACAGCGACCCGGCAGCACCGGCGGCTGGGCCCTCGCCACCACCCGCCAGGGCTGGGGCACCGGCGGGACGGGGCGAGGGGCGCCAGGGAGGCCGGCGCTGGTGGCGAGAGGCTTCCCTTGGAcgcctctgcctcccctcctgagGGCATCCGAGGGATCGCCATCGCTGCAGGGGGCCAGGGAAACCTGTCCCCAGCGTCCTCGCACCGACCCTGGCGCTTGTGCCTCGCCACACTGGCGCCCGCCCGCAGCGCTGGCgaggccccagccctgcctgcctccaggAGAGCCGCTGGTCCCGGACGGTGTCGAGCCCCTTGCGGGCGGCGGCCGCTGCCGGGCTGGCGTCGAGCCCTGCGCCGCGTCCTGGTGCCACTTCTGAGGGCCTTTACCTTTTTCGCAGCTCTTGCCTGTGTAGCTGACTTTGCAGGTGCAGCTGTGGGTGCCGTTGCCGGGCAGGCAGTAGCCTCTGCTCCCGCAGGGGCTGGAGAAGCACGGGTCGCTGGCTGCGGGAGAGGTGCCGGCCCCGGTGGCGTCAGCGCTGCCGGCCCGCGAGCGGCCGCCCCGCGCCGAGCCGCCCTGCCCGCCTCACCTGTCTCGCAGTGGTAGCCGAAGAAACCCTCCGGGCACACGCAGAGGTAGGAGCCCCCGTAGCTCTTGCACTCCCCTCCGTTCTGGCAAGGGCCCGACTCGCAGGCATCCACTTCTggaggcgggaggaggccggTGGTGAGCGGGGTCCCCCGGCACGCCGGCCACCGGCTCCCGCGAGCGAGCGACGGCAACAACCCCCCGAGGGGGCTGCAGAGTGGACGCGCAGCACAGGGCTCGGCACAGCCGGTCTGCACCCAGCATCCCACCCAAGCGCCGCGATGGCTCCATCCCCTGGCAGGGGCTGGACACCTTCAGAAGGGGATCCGTCACCGGCAGACACCTTGTTCCTTGCTCACTCCCCACCGGAGCAGTTTCGGCTCTGCCCCCAAAACCGCAGGCAGCGGTGCCAGGCAACCCAGGGTGATGGGTCAGGGTCAAGGTGCCCAAGATGGTGACCAGCTGCCTGGCCCGGTGCTGGTCCTGGTCACGTCCCGGTGCCCACAGACAAGCCTCCCGGCGCCCCGGGAAGGGCGAGTCCTACCTGTCTCGCACTGGCTCCCCAGGAAGCCCTCTGGACAGTAGCAAGCAAAGGACCCAGGGAGGTCCTGGCAGGTCCCACCGTTCTTGCAGGGCTCCAACTGGCACTCGTCTACATCTGGGGAGCGGCAGGAGGAGAGGTGCCAGTTGAgcacaggaataggacagagggcTCAGGGAGGCAGCACGTCTCCACAGGGCATGGACCCTCCCCACATCGCTCGGTACCCCAAGCCCACCAGCCAGGAACAGCCCCAGTCCTGAGGCCATCCAGAGCCCCCTGCCCCACGCCTGCCTCTGTATGGCagctgtggcaggagctggaCGTGGGGACATGCCCACAGGGACACCTGGGGAGGGCTGGCACTGTGGGGCTGTGCCAGGAGTTCCCGTAGAGTGCCTGCAGCACATCCCCTCCTCTAGCCCCCAGTGGGCATCCCACCTTCTCCCACCACCATCCTCTGCCAGGCCCCGGGGAGCCAGGCTAGAGCCACCTGCCACGGAGTCCCACCAGTCCCCATGCTGCTCGTCACCGCCTTCAACCAGCACCTGCACACAACCACGGCCACATGCATACACAGGAGCACAGCGCAGCCAAAAATGCACTGCCTCAAGCTGCTTtccacctcccaccccccccaccttAGTCAATAACTTTGGAGCCATGCAGGACACTTCCCACCCGGATCCCGAGATCTGGGGCTTCTTTGCAGGGGTTTAACACGCGCCAGGAGAAGTCACCACCCCATCAGTGATGGAGATGCCCACACAGCATCCGTTAGCAGGGGGACACAAGTAGCGCAcgtgcccctgcagccctgcctgcccctccaCCTGACCAGGAGCCGCAGCTCCCCACCGGCACATCCCACCACTGGCCAGGGGCTCCGGGAGAGAAGTCCTCGCCGCAGGCTGATCTGAGCGTGCAGGCAGGAGACCGAAGCCAGCGCACACAACCCcaggcagcccagctcctgggcaCGGGGCTCACAcccgctgctgctccccagggacTGGGGAGCGAGGAGGGATTTGCTATagctgcctgccacagccctgcagcgTACCTGGCGCGGTTTCTCACCTGACTCACAGCGGTGGCCCGTGTAACCCGGCTCGCACAGGCACAGGAACTCAGCAACGCGGTCCTTGCAGTGGCCGCCATTgaggcagggctgggaccagCACTCATCGATCTCTGCAGCCGTTTGGGCAGGGGAGAGACAAGGTGAGAGACATGAGCACCAggcaggggtcccggggggggtctgtctGCAGATGTGGTCAGAGGAGGACTGGAGTACACGTCCTGGTGTCACCAGGACATGGTCGTGACCACAGCCCCCAGGGCACAGCCGCTCCCCGGCACTCCTCACCATTGCATTCGGGGGGATCGCTCCAGACACCTGGCAAGCGGCACACGCGGGGGTGGTTGCGCTGACTGAGGGTGTAGCCCAGCTCGCACTGGTACTCAGCCAGCGATCCCAACTTGGTGGAGTTGAAAGAGGCCTGGGCGTGCTTCACCTCACTGGGGATACCACAGTCGACCTCTGGGGAGAGATGGGGGGGTGAAGGGGGCCCGCAGAGGCACCCTGAGCCCCTGGCTGGCAGGGGCAGTGCAAGGCCCTTACCAGACTGGCAATGCTTCCCTACATAGCCCACGGGGCACGTGCAAGCATAGCCCCCGCCGAGGTCCTCACAGGTAGCACCGTTCTCACAGGGGCCAAGGAAGCACGGGGAGGGCACTGGAAGAGCGGAGCAAAGAGTGACTGCTGTGGAACTGGCAGAGCCCAGAAACCACAGCCATTCCCTTTCCCCCTCCCGCAGCGCTGCCCTACCCTCCGGCAGGGTCCAAGGAAGCATCCAAGCACTTCAAATTACAGTGAAGGGGGCTCAAAGCAAGCAGCGACGCTTGCTTGCTGCCGCCACGGCTGttggctctgccagcagccccaacacctccccaccccacccctggcACCTACCGATCTCGCAGTGCCGGCCAGCATAGCCCAGGGGACAGTCACACTTGTACTTGCCGATGTAGTGGAAGCAGGTGCCCCCGTTCTGGCAGGGCCCTGAGGCGCAGGGGTCCGGCTTACCTGGGGGCAGAGGGCAGGCGGGAGCTGAGCAGCGACAGGACTACGGCCGCCTCTCCTTCCCGGGTGGGGGCCAGGGGGCCGTACCGATCTCGCAGTGCTTGCCGGTGAAGCGGTAGGGGCAGGTGCAGTGGTACTCGCCATCCGCCTCCCTGCAGGTACCCCCGTTGCGACAGGGTCCCGTGCTGCACAGCCGCGGCTTGGCTGCGGAGAGAGTGCCCAGAGCGGGGGTCACTCACTGCTGCTGGCACCCCAATAGCCACCGCCTCCCGCCAGCACCCCACCAAACTCCTCGCTGCGGGAAAGCTGAGCGCATCTGGGCCTCACAGCCCCGAGCTCAACAACACCCATGTAGACATGTGCCGGGGCCTCCGGAGACCACAGGAACACGATGCTATGGGACTGGTGGCTGCTCCTGAAGCCAGAAGCTTGGGTAtggaaaaaaactccaacacTGATGGTGTTGCACAGGAAACACAACTGGATCAGCTGCTGTGACTGTCAGGGAGCCACACAATCCCCCCTCCAGCCtgcgggatgggatgggataacCTGCACCCACTTCCAGCTGCAGGCCAGCAAGCAGCTGCTCATCTCCCACAAGGGTCCAAGCTCTTCTCCCACCCCCTGCCAGGTCCTGGGGTTTGCGGGGAGCTCCATGCAGGTACCTTTCTCACAGTGCTTGCCAAGGAAGCCTCGAGGACACTCGCAGGTGTACGAGTCATCGTGAACCTCGCAGGACCCCCCATTCAGGCAGGGCTCCGAGTCACAGGGGGATGGCATCGCTGCAAAGCCAAACGTGGGGCATCACTGAGGACGTACAGCCAGGGGTGTGAGGGCTGCTCCCTGGCTGATGACAGCACCCCTTCTCACCCCCTCAGCCCCCGTCGCGCATCCCTCCCTGGGGCTGGTCCTGCATCCCTGCGGACCACACTCACTGTGGTTGGTGCCGTAGTCAGTGTGGCA
Proteins encoded in this window:
- the SNED1 gene encoding sushi, nidogen and EGF-like domain-containing protein 1 isoform X8, which encodes MRGLAGWAVLVALGEWLWAGGVVPLADFYPFGPAQGDAATGKQDDGGSELRPLAVRFPFFGAGHTGLYVNNNGIISFLKEVSQFTPVAFPISKDRRVVAAFWADVDNRRAGDVYYRESTEQPILERASRDIAQYFPEFPGFAAQWVFIATWYRVTFFGGNSFSPVNTFQIVLITDGKLSFTIFNYESITWTTGMHASSGGDFAGLGGIAAQAGFNAGDGKRYFNIPGSRTDDIADVEMTTNVGIPGRWVFRIDDAQVQVGGCSNTTSVCLTLRPCLNGGKCIEDCITGNPSYTCSCLAGFTGKRCHVDVDECLSHPCQNGATCLNGAGSFSCRCSPGFRGTNCETEESPCESRVCQNGGRCQAVNGMAACLCQPGYMGTDCQTEVNECESSPCLNGGHCIDLVDNYTCVCLEPFVGQRCETDSSSCEDRSCQNRQTCNYIRPGRYICTCSPGYYGNNCQYGGPRVPGACLSHPCQNAGSCLETEQGYVCECQEGYTGQDCRDKLSEGCECRNGGNCLEGNVTVCQCPPGFFGLLCEFEVTTTPCNVNTQCPDGGYCMEYGGSYLCVCHTDYGTNHTMPSPCDSEPCLNGGSCEVHDDSYTCECPRGFLGKHCEKAKPRLCSTGPCRNGGTCREADGEYHCTCPYRFTGKHCEIGKPDPCASGPCQNGGTCFHYIGKYKCDCPLGYAGRHCEIVPSPCFLGPCENGATCEDLGGGYACTCPVGYVGKHCQSEVDCGIPSEVKHAQASFNSTKLGSLAEYQCELGYTLSQRNHPRVCRLPGVWSDPPECNEIDECWSQPCLNGGHCKDRVAEFLCLCEPGYTGHRCESDVDECQLEPCKNGGTCQDLPGSFACYCPEGFLGSQCETEVDACESGPCQNGGECKSYGGSYLCVCPEGFFGYHCETASDPCFSSPCGSRGYCLPGNGTHSCTCKVSYTGKSCEKGKGPQKWHQDAAQGSTPARQRPPPARGSTPSGTSGSPGGRQGWGLASAAGGRQCGEAQAPGSVRGRWGQVSLAPCSDGDPSDALRRGGRGVQGKPLATSAGLPGAPRPVPPVPQPWRVVARAQPPVLPGRCGRSAPGAQALPCLPGRWQTVPAGPLPGAPRERARALSSTAAALPLAAGVCSLKIHGITSPLCFCPHPEELLPPTSLKVERVEDTGVLISWHPPEDAAARQLIDGYAVTQTQREQQE